In Candidatus Bathyanammoxibius amoris, the following are encoded in one genomic region:
- a CDS encoding MlaD family protein yields the protein MASPAQAKKVGIFFIIGMVILGLITFRVEQVGRFFKKHNDYKAYFQSSKGLKRGSRVTLSGMDIGEVKRVDIEAGKILVTMAVGRNIPIRKGSVAVIVPDFLFGKSYIDISLVPPNRPPLPPGSVMESANVPGFSDMLVKLDLAMGSLDILTDTLKSAQTILARLERGEGTIGKLFADDEIFDDLKGTVTNANEIMERMARGEGTIGKLLVDDKFFDDLNEAVTNANVIMAKMAKGEGTMGKLIADEELFNDLNEAVGNANIILGKMVRGEGTLGKLVRSEDLHEDLKNMMANLAETVNGFRAMMPQGAFSSVMYSSF from the coding sequence ATGGCGTCACCGGCACAGGCAAAAAAGGTTGGTATATTTTTCATCATCGGTATGGTCATACTTGGGCTCATAACCTTCAGGGTAGAGCAGGTAGGACGTTTTTTCAAAAAGCACAACGATTACAAGGCCTATTTTCAGAGTTCCAAGGGCCTGAAGAGGGGCTCAAGGGTAACCCTCTCCGGGATGGACATCGGGGAGGTCAAGCGTGTAGACATTGAAGCCGGTAAGATACTGGTAACGATGGCCGTTGGCAGAAATATTCCAATCAGAAAGGGTTCTGTCGCGGTAATCGTCCCCGATTTCCTGTTCGGCAAGAGTTACATAGACATAAGCCTGGTACCGCCCAATAGACCCCCGCTCCCCCCCGGCAGTGTGATGGAGAGTGCTAACGTCCCCGGATTCAGTGACATGCTGGTGAAGCTCGACCTGGCAATGGGCAGTCTTGACATCCTCACCGATACCCTCAAGAGCGCTCAGACAATCCTGGCAAGACTGGAGCGCGGGGAGGGTACAATAGGAAAACTATTTGCCGACGATGAGATATTCGACGATCTCAAGGGCACGGTAACAAACGCCAACGAGATTATGGAAAGGATGGCCCGTGGAGAAGGAACTATTGGCAAACTCCTGGTGGACGACAAGTTCTTTGACGACCTCAACGAGGCGGTAACTAACGCAAACGTAATCATGGCCAAGATGGCCAAGGGTGAGGGCACCATGGGCAAGCTAATCGCAGACGAGGAACTCTTTAATGACCTCAACGAGGCTGTAGGAAATGCCAACATCATCCTAGGCAAGATGGTCAGAGGCGAGGGTACCCTGGGTAAGCTGGTCAGGAGCGAAGACCTTCACGAAGACCTAAAAAATATGATGGCCAACCTGGCAGAGACGGTTAACGGGTTCAGGGCCATGATGCCGCAGGGCGCCTTCAGCAGTGTAATGTATAGTTCCTTCTAG
- a CDS encoding aspartate aminotransferase family protein: protein MKVDTNSTIESFKRYVMPNYIRNPVVLTRGKGVHLWDSDGKRYLDLFSGWAVSNLGHCHPRVSNAVSRQAKLLVHAPNIFYTEAQGGLAKLISNNSFGGLCFFCNSGAEANEAAIKLARIHYSPLEKYKIITMHDSFHGRTMGALSATAQPKYHKGFSPMLEGFTFVPFNDLDAVKEAADDKTCAVMLETIQGEGGINIASQDYLKGLRRLCDELRLLLILDEVQCGMGRTGKYFAYHHYGITPDIMTLAKSLGNGTAIGAMEARAGLAESMVPGSHASTFGGNPLACAAGIAVFETIQMEGLLENASEMGSYSMERLNSLAEKFPGIIKEVRGIGLMIGIELHNEGATIVKKCMESGLLLNCTHENVIRFMPPLNVKKKHVDTGIDILEGVLEECK, encoded by the coding sequence ATGAAAGTTGACACTAACAGCACAATAGAAAGCTTCAAAAGGTACGTCATGCCGAACTACATCCGGAACCCGGTGGTGCTGACCCGGGGCAAGGGCGTACACCTCTGGGATAGTGACGGTAAGAGGTATCTGGATCTGTTTTCCGGTTGGGCAGTAAGCAACCTGGGACACTGTCATCCCAGGGTGTCAAATGCCGTCAGCAGGCAGGCAAAGCTCCTGGTCCATGCCCCGAATATATTTTACACAGAGGCCCAGGGCGGGCTGGCCAAACTCATATCAAACAACTCCTTCGGCGGTCTGTGCTTCTTCTGTAACAGCGGCGCCGAGGCCAACGAGGCCGCCATCAAGCTGGCCAGGATACATTACAGCCCCCTGGAAAAGTATAAGATAATCACCATGCACGACTCCTTCCACGGGCGTACCATGGGGGCGCTCTCTGCAACCGCGCAACCAAAGTATCATAAGGGCTTTTCGCCGATGCTTGAGGGTTTTACCTTCGTACCGTTTAACGACCTCGACGCGGTGAAAGAGGCCGCTGACGACAAGACCTGCGCGGTAATGCTGGAGACTATACAGGGGGAAGGCGGGATAAACATCGCATCACAGGATTATCTAAAAGGTCTCAGGCGCCTCTGCGACGAGCTGAGGCTGCTCCTCATCCTGGACGAGGTCCAGTGCGGCATGGGGCGGACGGGTAAATACTTCGCCTATCACCACTATGGGATAACACCCGACATTATGACGCTGGCCAAGTCTCTGGGAAACGGTACGGCCATTGGCGCGATGGAGGCGAGGGCCGGCCTTGCCGAGAGTATGGTCCCCGGCAGTCATGCCTCCACCTTCGGTGGCAACCCGCTTGCCTGCGCCGCCGGCATAGCCGTCTTTGAGACCATCCAAATGGAAGGGCTGTTGGAGAACGCCTCGGAGATGGGAAGCTATTCCATGGAGAGACTGAATTCCCTTGCAGAAAAGTTCCCCGGCATTATAAAAGAGGTGAGGGGTATTGGCCTTATGATAGGTATTGAGCTGCATAACGAGGGCGCGACTATAGTAAAGAAGTGTATGGAGAGTGGCCTCCTCCTTAACTGCACACACGAAAACGTTATCCGGTTTATGCCACCGCTTAACGTGAAGAAGAAGCACGTAGACACCGGGATAGACATCCTGGAGGGCGTGCTCGAAGAATGTAAGTAA
- the argF gene encoding ornithine carbamoyltransferase has protein sequence MPPEHLLTVADLSLDDIDKIFNMTGEMKSSPARGDGTKPLDGRTLALVFEKSSLRTRVSFDVAMRQLGGGVTYLSHQDIDLGHRESVKDVATTLSRYVDAIAVRTFAHKTVLEMAKDSTVPVINALSDYAHPCQALTDLYTIMEKRGTLKDVKVSFVGDGNNVARSLALLCARLGVAFRVASPKGYELDRGFLDTLKTLAEGNSLTLSNDPKEVARDADVLYTDSWVSMGQEAEAEKRRRDFRNYRVDAALVALAKGDALVMHCLPAHRGEEITSEVLDGPNSIVYDQAENRLHVQKAILKLLLLPDRK, from the coding sequence ATGCCACCTGAACATCTCCTTACTGTAGCAGACTTATCTCTTGATGACATAGACAAGATCTTCAACATGACCGGGGAGATGAAGTCTTCGCCGGCCAGGGGGGACGGGACGAAACCCCTTGATGGGAGGACCCTGGCGCTGGTGTTCGAGAAGAGTTCGCTCAGGACGCGGGTGTCTTTTGACGTAGCCATGAGGCAGTTAGGAGGAGGGGTTACCTATCTGAGCCATCAGGATATAGACCTGGGTCACCGCGAATCGGTCAAGGACGTCGCCACGACCCTTTCAAGGTACGTGGACGCAATAGCCGTCAGAACCTTTGCCCACAAGACCGTGCTGGAGATGGCGAAGGACTCCACCGTACCGGTAATCAACGCCCTCTCCGACTACGCCCATCCCTGCCAGGCGCTGACGGACCTGTATACGATTATGGAAAAGCGCGGGACACTTAAGGACGTGAAGGTCTCATTTGTCGGCGACGGCAACAACGTGGCCCGCTCCCTCGCGCTCCTTTGCGCACGGTTGGGCGTTGCCTTCCGCGTCGCCTCTCCAAAGGGGTACGAACTGGACAGGGGATTTCTCGACACGCTGAAAACGCTGGCAGAGGGAAACTCCCTGACGCTCAGCAATGACCCGAAGGAAGTGGCCCGGGATGCCGACGTCCTCTATACGGATTCCTGGGTGAGCATGGGGCAGGAGGCGGAGGCGGAAAAGAGGCGAAGGGATTTTAGGAATTACCGTGTTGACGCCGCACTGGTGGCGCTGGCAAAGGGGGATGCGCTGGTTATGCACTGCCTTCCCGCCCACCGCGGCGAAGAGATAACGAGCGAGGTATTGGACGGCCCCAATTCCATCGTGTACGACCAGGCGGAAAATCGCCTGCACGTGCAGAAGGCGATACTAAAACTACTACTTCTTCCAGACAGGAAATGA
- the rph gene encoding ribonuclease PH — translation MRANGRKPDELRPVVIHRGYTKYAAGSVLIEMGDTRVICTASVEDGVPRHRLGSGHGWITAEYSLLPGSTSTRTTREVSRGRINGRTQEIQRLIGRCMRAVADMTKLGERTIWIDCDVIQADGGTRTAAITGAYVALVDALNKMKKRELIRQLPLKDTVAAVSTGLVNNEVLLDMDYREDVAAQVDMNIVMTGNGKFIEIQGTGEEHTYSDGQLTEMLAVARKGIAELTGLQKEALGGIETTSTP, via the coding sequence ATGAGAGCAAACGGCAGAAAACCGGACGAACTCAGACCTGTGGTTATACACAGGGGCTACACGAAGTATGCCGCAGGTTCTGTGCTGATAGAGATGGGAGACACAAGGGTAATCTGTACCGCCAGTGTAGAGGACGGGGTTCCCCGTCACCGCCTGGGCAGCGGGCATGGCTGGATAACGGCGGAGTACTCACTCCTTCCGGGCTCCACCAGTACCCGCACCACCAGGGAAGTAAGCCGGGGCCGTATTAACGGGCGCACACAGGAGATACAACGCCTTATCGGCAGGTGCATGAGGGCGGTGGCCGATATGACAAAACTCGGCGAAAGGACTATATGGATCGACTGCGACGTCATTCAGGCCGACGGGGGGACCCGCACCGCCGCCATAACCGGCGCATACGTGGCCCTCGTAGACGCCCTTAATAAAATGAAAAAAAGGGAATTAATTCGCCAACTACCCCTGAAAGACACCGTCGCTGCGGTGAGCACTGGACTTGTAAACAACGAGGTGCTGCTGGATATGGACTACCGCGAAGACGTCGCCGCACAGGTGGACATGAACATCGTCATGACCGGTAACGGGAAATTCATTGAGATACAGGGTACCGGGGAGGAGCACACGTACAGCGACGGCCAGCTGACCGAGATGCTTGCAGTGGCCAGGAAGGGTATCGCGGAACTGACCGGACTGCAGAAAGAGGCATTGGGCGGTATAGAAACAACTTCGACTCCCTAG
- a CDS encoding XTP/dITP diphosphatase has translation MRQILIGTTNPHKLKEVREILRDLPVELISPEKLAQLPEIIEDGHTFSENAVKKAVEWAKATGYCTMADDSGLEVDALGGEPGVFSARYGGKNTTYEDNNIKLLNALEGVPTARRTARFHCTIALARPEGLIFVVEGECAGIIAEGPRGSHGFGYDPVFYVPECGKTFAELGPEIKNQMSHRTRALKKFGERLLRLLDTMPSSS, from the coding sequence GTGCGCCAGATACTCATAGGCACAACCAACCCGCATAAACTCAAGGAGGTTCGTGAAATCCTCCGTGACCTGCCCGTAGAACTCATCAGCCCTGAGAAACTCGCCCAACTGCCTGAAATTATCGAAGACGGCCATACCTTCAGCGAGAATGCCGTCAAAAAGGCCGTGGAGTGGGCAAAGGCAACAGGTTACTGTACTATGGCCGATGACTCAGGGCTTGAGGTGGATGCCCTGGGCGGCGAACCGGGCGTATTTTCCGCCCGGTATGGAGGCAAAAACACCACGTATGAGGACAACAACATAAAACTCCTTAACGCCCTTGAGGGCGTACCAACAGCCCGGCGCACCGCAAGATTTCACTGCACTATTGCGCTCGCCAGGCCGGAGGGTCTCATCTTCGTAGTAGAGGGGGAATGCGCCGGAATAATAGCCGAAGGGCCCAGGGGCAGTCACGGGTTCGGCTACGACCCGGTCTTCTACGTTCCTGAATGCGGCAAGACCTTCGCCGAACTGGGACCGGAGATAAAGAACCAGATGAGCCACCGCACCCGCGCACTCAAGAAATTCGGGGAAAGATTGTTGAGGTTGCTGGACACAATGCCCTCTTCATCCTGA
- the lepA gene encoding translation elongation factor 4, translated as MDTKQIRNFCIIAHIDHGKSTLADRLLEYTQTLSSRELREQVLDNMDLERERGITIKASTVTLTHMRDGREYVLNLIDTPGHVDFSYEVSRSLAACEGALLLVDASQGVEAQTVANTFLARDHNLKIIPAVNKTDLQQARPEEVIEEMEHTLDILPEEVIRVSAKTGSGVEDILEAIIERVPPPKGDSAGPLRALIFDSVYDGYRGVIVYVRIFDGSLTPGDKVYMMKKDRTFEVAEVGIFKPGMTATDKLGTGEVGYFVANIKTIQDVEVGDTITNSRERAHKPLPGYKKPLPMVYCGLYPTMDTDLVPLRAALEKLALNDSSFTFEPEQSLALGFGFRCGFLGLLHMEIVQERLERESNVNLIQTAPSVTYEILTRNGDVLTIDNPEKVPPTTEIAEFREPIVNINIIFPVEFMGAVMQLAKERHGKYKKTEYLSQKRVMLSYELPLVEMIFDLHDRLKSATRGYGTLDYTFTGYKPADLVKLDILVGGRKVDALSSVVHRGEAHSRGKKFVKKLRKEIPRHMFEVAIQAAVGSRVIARETITPLRKNVTAKCYGGDVTRKRKLLEKQKAGKKRMKNIGSVEIPQEAFLSVMATNNE; from the coding sequence ATGGACACAAAACAGATACGGAATTTTTGCATAATCGCCCACATAGACCACGGCAAGAGCACCCTGGCCGACAGGCTGCTTGAGTACACCCAGACCTTGAGCTCCAGGGAGCTAAGGGAACAGGTCCTTGACAATATGGACCTTGAGCGCGAGAGGGGCATAACCATAAAGGCCAGCACCGTCACGCTTACGCACATGAGAGACGGCAGGGAGTACGTGTTAAATCTTATCGACACACCGGGGCACGTGGACTTCAGTTACGAGGTAAGCCGGAGTCTCGCCGCCTGCGAGGGTGCGCTTCTGCTGGTAGACGCTTCCCAGGGCGTTGAGGCCCAGACGGTTGCCAACACCTTTCTGGCGCGGGACCACAACCTTAAGATAATACCCGCCGTAAACAAGACAGACCTGCAGCAGGCAAGGCCGGAAGAGGTAATTGAGGAGATGGAGCACACGCTGGACATCTTGCCCGAAGAGGTAATTCGTGTCAGCGCAAAGACAGGGTCAGGGGTGGAGGACATCTTAGAGGCCATTATCGAACGGGTACCACCGCCCAAGGGCGATAGCGCCGGGCCTCTGCGCGCGCTCATATTCGATTCAGTATATGACGGGTACCGCGGGGTCATTGTTTACGTCCGCATCTTTGACGGCTCTCTGACCCCCGGCGACAAGGTCTACATGATGAAAAAGGACCGGACGTTTGAGGTCGCCGAGGTCGGTATATTTAAGCCCGGCATGACCGCCACCGACAAACTCGGGACGGGGGAGGTCGGCTATTTCGTAGCGAACATAAAGACCATACAGGACGTGGAGGTTGGCGACACGATAACGAATTCCAGGGAAAGGGCCCACAAGCCCCTGCCCGGCTACAAGAAGCCCCTTCCTATGGTGTACTGCGGCCTGTACCCCACGATGGATACAGACCTTGTGCCCCTGAGGGCTGCGCTGGAGAAACTGGCCCTTAACGACTCTTCCTTTACCTTTGAACCGGAGCAATCGCTTGCCCTGGGCTTCGGTTTCCGCTGCGGGTTTTTGGGGCTCCTCCATATGGAGATAGTCCAGGAGAGGCTGGAGAGGGAAAGTAACGTCAATCTCATACAGACCGCCCCCAGTGTAACCTACGAGATCCTTACCAGAAACGGCGATGTGCTTACTATAGACAATCCGGAGAAAGTGCCACCCACAACAGAGATAGCGGAATTCCGCGAGCCGATTGTAAACATCAATATCATATTCCCCGTAGAATTTATGGGTGCGGTTATGCAACTGGCCAAAGAACGACACGGGAAATATAAGAAGACGGAATATCTCAGCCAGAAGCGCGTGATGCTCAGTTATGAGCTTCCCCTGGTGGAGATGATATTTGATCTCCACGACAGATTGAAATCCGCCACCAGAGGTTACGGGACACTCGACTACACCTTCACAGGCTACAAACCCGCAGACCTCGTGAAGCTGGACATACTTGTAGGCGGCAGGAAAGTCGACGCCCTGTCCTCCGTCGTACACAGGGGCGAGGCGCACAGCAGGGGAAAAAAGTTTGTAAAGAAACTGAGGAAGGAGATTCCCCGGCACATGTTTGAGGTGGCGATTCAGGCGGCTGTCGGTTCGAGGGTAATAGCACGCGAGACCATTACGCCCCTGAGGAAGAACGTAACCGCCAAATGCTACGGTGGTGACGTCACCAGAAAGAGAAAATTGCTGGAGAAACAAAAGGCCGGCAAGAAACGCATGAAAAATATTGGCAGTGTGGAGATACCCCAGGAGGCTTTTCTCTCAGTAATGGCAACCAACAATGAATAA
- a CDS encoding S26 family signal peptidase, with protein sequence MNKDKTGMVSRVLNWFRAADEEQQEKSRFHIIRENVQWIAISIIIALGIRYFIMEAFKIPTGSMAPTLVGVHKHVECPNCGWNFTRDHHSSKATCPNCLFQTSVYKNKSRGGNRIFVSKLTYNFHEPERWDVIVFKYPLVDVRCKDCGYVMFDKISAEGMKCEKCGSTRLKYKRKNYIKRLVGLSGEEIQIKGGDIFINGKVATKPKKTQEDLWVPVYDSTYPPKEVVAPSWNFDVEYWENDKKSLFLDLSQAGGKTSFASFARRLLDSYAYNNLTGANVVGDLRLKMSLTVQKGSGNICLVLERDQDVFQACIPVQGLLGEKCTLKRSQETLAQTDAYLIPGHRHEVDFYHVDGTLRLMLDGKQVLSYDDNSDDPGYGKQLSRSGIKIGGKDVACRFEEIEIFRDIYYSSNLTAGRWAISAPLRIGGNEYFVLGDNSMNSKDSRVWKFFHETDIVGKAFFIFWPLSGIGAIR encoded by the coding sequence ATGAATAAGGACAAAACCGGTATGGTCTCAAGGGTCCTGAACTGGTTCAGGGCGGCCGACGAGGAGCAACAAGAAAAATCCCGCTTCCATATAATAAGGGAGAACGTCCAGTGGATCGCCATTTCAATCATCATCGCCCTGGGCATACGCTATTTTATAATGGAGGCCTTTAAGATACCGACCGGGTCAATGGCCCCGACCCTCGTAGGGGTACATAAACACGTCGAATGCCCGAATTGCGGATGGAATTTCACAAGAGACCACCACAGTTCAAAGGCAACATGCCCCAACTGCCTCTTTCAGACCAGTGTGTACAAAAATAAATCCCGCGGCGGGAACAGGATATTTGTAAGCAAGCTTACCTATAATTTCCATGAGCCCGAGAGATGGGATGTAATAGTCTTCAAGTACCCGCTTGTGGACGTCAGGTGTAAGGACTGCGGTTATGTTATGTTTGACAAGATATCGGCTGAGGGGATGAAGTGCGAGAAATGTGGTTCGACCAGGCTTAAATACAAGCGGAAAAACTACATTAAACGTCTCGTGGGACTGTCTGGTGAAGAAATCCAAATAAAGGGTGGCGACATATTCATAAACGGCAAGGTCGCGACAAAACCCAAAAAGACACAGGAAGACCTCTGGGTGCCGGTATACGACAGCACGTACCCTCCAAAGGAAGTAGTCGCCCCATCCTGGAACTTTGACGTTGAGTATTGGGAAAATGACAAGAAAAGTCTGTTCCTCGACCTTTCACAGGCGGGGGGTAAGACCTCCTTTGCCTCCTTTGCCAGAAGGCTTCTCGACTCCTACGCGTACAACAATTTGACCGGCGCAAACGTAGTGGGGGACCTGAGACTGAAGATGTCCCTGACCGTTCAAAAGGGCTCCGGCAACATATGTCTTGTTTTAGAAAGAGACCAGGACGTCTTTCAGGCCTGCATACCCGTCCAGGGTTTGTTGGGGGAGAAATGCACCCTGAAACGTTCTCAGGAGACACTGGCACAGACCGACGCATATCTGATTCCGGGGCATAGACACGAAGTAGACTTTTACCATGTAGACGGCACTCTGCGGCTTATGCTTGACGGGAAACAAGTGTTGTCTTATGATGACAATTCAGATGACCCTGGTTACGGAAAACAGCTTTCTCGGAGCGGGATAAAGATAGGCGGCAAAGACGTTGCCTGCAGGTTTGAGGAAATTGAGATATTTAGGGACATATATTACAGCTCCAACCTGACAGCGGGCCGCTGGGCCATCTCCGCGCCACTTAGAATTGGTGGGAACGAGTATTTTGTCCTAGGTGATAACAGCATGAACAGCAAGGACAGCAGGGTATGGAAGTTTTTCCATGAGACCGACATTGTGGGCAAGGCGTTCTTTATCTTCTGGCCGCTGAGCGGCATTGGGGCGATCAGGTGA
- the lptB gene encoding LPS export ABC transporter ATP-binding protein yields the protein MKLLDTLGLTKIYGKRVVLNSLDITVSSGQIVGLLGHNGAGKSTAFNSIIGITRPDRGRVFFKGTDITKLAIYRRARMGLGYLCQETSVFQRLTVVENILAVLEARKFSRADRRSRAERLLIDFGLPHLAKKKAFTLSGGEKRRLEIARCLAGDPALIMLDEPFSGIDPIAVAELQAMVLGLKNKNIGILITDHNVREALSITDYSYILNQGVVITKGSTADIVSDPMAIECYLGEGFSVEKKIAAPPTLDRDTAQRMQTERPAQKLRIIKP from the coding sequence GTGAAACTGCTAGATACTCTGGGACTTACAAAGATATACGGTAAGAGGGTGGTCTTGAACTCTCTTGACATCACAGTCAGCAGCGGCCAGATTGTGGGTCTTCTGGGCCACAACGGCGCCGGCAAAAGCACCGCCTTCAACAGCATAATAGGCATAACCCGCCCCGACAGAGGCAGGGTATTCTTTAAAGGTACAGACATAACAAAACTCGCCATATACCGGCGTGCCCGGATGGGACTTGGATACCTGTGTCAGGAAACGTCTGTATTTCAAAGACTGACGGTTGTGGAAAACATCCTGGCCGTTCTTGAGGCCAGGAAGTTCTCTCGCGCAGACAGACGCAGCAGGGCCGAGCGGCTTCTGATAGACTTTGGTCTCCCGCACCTCGCGAAGAAAAAGGCCTTCACCTTATCCGGCGGTGAGAAGAGGCGCCTGGAGATTGCCCGTTGCCTGGCCGGAGACCCGGCGCTTATCATGCTCGACGAACCTTTCTCGGGGATTGACCCCATCGCCGTAGCCGAATTACAGGCAATGGTGCTCGGCCTCAAGAACAAAAATATCGGTATCCTCATCACCGACCACAACGTAAGGGAAGCCCTGTCAATTACGGACTACTCCTACATCCTCAACCAGGGCGTGGTGATAACAAAGGGCTCTACCGCCGATATCGTCAGTGACCCCATGGCCATAGAGTGTTACCTCGGTGAAGGCTTTTCCGTGGAAAAGAAGATTGCCGCCCCACCCACCCTTGACCGGGACACAGCGCAAAGAATGCAAACAGAACGGCCTGCCCAAAAACTCAGAATCATTAAGCCGTAA
- a CDS encoding DUF2905 domain-containing protein encodes MGPNNLAKLFVFTGLFFLLMGLSLFIGDKIPLVGRLPGDILLEKKNFKLYFPFGTCVLLSILLTLFFGLFGGFMKR; translated from the coding sequence ATGGGACCCAACAACCTTGCCAAACTGTTCGTATTTACCGGACTCTTCTTCCTGCTAATGGGACTCTCGCTCTTCATAGGAGACAAGATCCCTCTCGTCGGCAGGCTCCCGGGAGACATCTTATTGGAGAAGAAGAATTTCAAGCTGTACTTCCCGTTCGGCACCTGTGTACTTCTCAGCATACTGTTAACCCTCTTCTTCGGGCTCTTCGGCGGCTTTATGAAGAGGTAA
- the ubiA gene encoding putative 4-hydroxybenzoate polyprenyltransferase, whose translation MGPGEDKRVYSGGVRGPGFYEKALSLLELIKFPHTIFSVPFAVMSAFLAAGGMPALKPLLLILGALVMARSCAMGFNRLADFRYDATNPRTRKWTVLQTELGRSTLWVFTLACVLGFVVFAASLNRLTLYLSPVALAVVLLYSYTKRLSSFSHFILGLALALAPLGAWVAIRASFDVAPCLLAAAVLLWTAGFDIIYSCQDVEHDIRMGLHSIPKTLGIKNALRVSLLLHVIMVALLLLLTRYTTLGSVYLLGVCVTAVLLFYEHSLVKPDDLSRVDVAFFTVNGFISLALMVFTLIDIFVS comes from the coding sequence ATGGGCCCGGGAGAGGACAAGAGGGTGTATTCAGGAGGAGTGAGGGGGCCGGGGTTCTATGAGAAGGCCCTTAGTCTTCTTGAGCTTATCAAATTTCCCCACACAATATTTTCCGTACCCTTTGCGGTGATGAGCGCGTTTCTTGCGGCCGGGGGCATGCCTGCGCTGAAGCCGCTCCTGCTTATACTTGGGGCCCTGGTGATGGCAAGGAGCTGCGCCATGGGCTTTAACAGGCTGGCGGACTTTCGCTACGACGCCACAAACCCAAGGACCAGGAAATGGACCGTCCTGCAGACGGAGCTGGGACGTTCGACGCTCTGGGTGTTTACGCTGGCCTGCGTGCTGGGGTTCGTGGTATTTGCGGCGTCGCTTAACAGGCTTACGCTGTATCTCTCTCCGGTCGCCCTGGCTGTAGTTCTGTTGTATTCATATACAAAGAGGCTTAGCAGTTTCTCTCACTTTATCCTGGGCCTTGCCCTGGCACTGGCCCCGCTTGGGGCCTGGGTCGCGATACGTGCCAGCTTTGACGTCGCCCCGTGCCTGTTGGCCGCGGCCGTGCTGCTCTGGACGGCGGGTTTCGATATAATCTACTCCTGCCAGGACGTCGAGCATGACATACGGATGGGGCTGCATTCCATACCCAAGACGCTGGGCATAAAAAACGCTCTGAGAGTTTCCCTGTTGCTTCACGTCATTATGGTGGCGTTGTTACTGTTGCTTACAAGATATACCACGCTGGGCAGCGTCTACCTGCTGGGTGTATGCGTTACTGCGGTACTGCTCTTCTACGAGCACTCCCTTGTGAAACCGGACGATCTCTCCAGAGTCGACGTGGCCTTCTTCACGGTAAATGGATTTATCAGCCTCGCACTGATGGTCTTCACCCTGATAGACATATTTGTTTCTTAA